AGAAGGGCGCGTACCTGCCGCTGACGATCGACGTCCTGCGCATCACCGGCGGGGCGATCACCGAGATCATCACGTTCCACGACGACCGGTTCCCGCAGCTCGGGCTGCCGGAGCGCCTGCCGGCCGACGGCACGGAGTAGTCCCGGAGTGGCACGACGTGTTTCCTGTATCGACCCCCGGCTCGGCGGTCGGTGGTGGTCGGTGGTTATCGGTGGTGAGCCGGGCGGCGACCTCTCGCCCGGCTCACCGCCGGAGCACTACGCCGCGTGCTCCACGAAGCGTCGGGCCGTCTGCGCCAGCAGCTCGCGGCCGTCGCCCGCCCACAGGTCGTCGTTGAAGAGTTCGACCTCGATGGGACCCGTGTAGCCCGCCGCCTCGACGTAGGACTTCCACTCGCGCATGTCGATCGCGCCGTCGCCGATCTGGCCCCGGCCGGTCAGGACGCCCTGGGGCAACGGGGTGATCCAGTCGGCGAGTTGGAAGGTGTGGATGCGGCCGGAGGCACCCGCGCGGGCGATCGCCGCCGGGGCCGTGTCGTCCCACCAGATGTGGTACGTGTCGACCGTCACGCCCACCTGGTCCGCCGGGAAGCGTTCCGCGATGTCCAGCGCCTGGGAGAGCGTCGACACCACGCAGCGGTCCGAGGCGAACATCGGGTGCAGGGGCTCGATCGCGAGGCGCACGCCGTTCGAGGCCGCGTACGGGCCCAGTTCCGACAGGGCGTCCGCGATGCGCTCGCGCGCGCCGTGCAGGTCCTTCGAACCGGACGGGAGACCGCCCGAGACCAGCACCAGCGTGTCCGTGCCGAGCGTCGCCGCCTCGTCGATCGCCTTGCGGTTGTCGGCCAGGGCCGCCGCCCGCTCCGCCGGGTCGATCGCCGTGAAGAAGCCGCCCCGGCAGAGGGTGGTGACCGCGAGGCCCGCGTCGCGGACCAGCTTGGCCGTCGCATCCAGGCCGTGCGCCGCCACCGGCTCGCGCCACAGGCCCACACCCGTGATGCCCAACTCCACGCAGCCCTCGACCAGTTCGGGCATCGACAGCTGCTTGACCGTCATCTGGTTGATGCTGAAGCGCTCAAGTCCGCCGCCGGTGCTCACTGGTCCACTCCGTACAGGGAGAGCAGGTTCTTCATCCGTTTCTCCGCCAGCGCCGGGTCCGGGAACAGGCCCAGGCCGTCGGCGAGTTCGTAGGCCCGCGCGAAGTGCGGCAGGGAACGGGCCGACTGCAGGCCGCCGACCATCGTGAAGTGCGACTGGTGCCCGGCCAGCCACGCCAGGAAGACCACGCCCGTCTTGTAGAAGCGGGTCGGGGTCTGGAAGAGGTGGCGGGACAGTTCGACGGTCGGGTCCAGGAGCTCCCGGAAGCCCTTCACGTCACCCGTGTCCAGGACGCGGACCGCCTGAGCCGCCAGCGGGCCCAGCGGGTCGAAGATGCCGAGCAGCGCGTGGCTGAAGCCCTTCTCGTCGCCCGCGATCAGCTCGGGGTAGTTGAAGTCGTCGCCGGTGTAGCAGCGGACGCCCTGCGGGAGCCGGCGGCGGATGTCGATCTCGCGCTGGGCGTCCAGCAGGGAGACCTTGATGCCGTCGACCTTGTCGGGGTGGGCGGCGATCACGGCGAGGAAGGTCTCCGTGGCCGTGTCCAGGTCCGACGAGCCCCAGTAGCCCTCCAGCGCCGGGTCGAACATGGGGCCGAGCCAGTGCAGGACGACCGGCTCGGCGGCCTGCCGGAGCAGGTGGCCGTAGACCTCCAGGTAGTCCTCGGGGCCCGAGGCCGCCGCAGCCAGCGCGCGCGAGGCCATCAGGATCGCCTGGGCGCCCGACTCCTCGACGAGCGCCAGCTGCTCCTCGTACGCCTTGCGGATCTCCGGCAGGGAGGCGGGGCCCGTGAGCTGGTCGGTGCCCACGCCGCAGGCGATCCGGCCGCCGACCGCCTTCGCCTCGGCGGCACTGCGGCGGATCAGCTCCGCCGCGCCCGCCCAGTCGAGGCCCATGCCGCGCTGCGCGGTGTCCATCGCCTCGGCGACGCCCAGGCCGTGCGACCACAGGTGGCGGCGGAAGGCGAGGGTCGCGTCCCAGTCGACGGCGGCGGGCGAGTCCGGGGACACGTCCGCGAAGGGGTCCGCGACGACGTGCGCCGCCGAGAAGACCGTGCGGGAGGTGAGGGGGGTGCCCGGGGACACCGCCAGGGGTTCGGTCCGGGGGGCGTAGGTCTTGAACCCGCCGTTCCCGTCCGGGAGTTGGATCGTCACAGCTGGATCTCCGGTACGTCGAGACGGACGCCCTCGGCGGAGGACTTCAGGCCCAGTTCGGCGAGCTGGACGCCGCGCGCGCCGGCCAGCAGGTCCCAGTGGTAGGGCGCGTCGGCGTAGACGTGCTTGAAGAACAGCTCCCACTGTGCCTTGAAGCCGTTGTCGAACTCGGCGTTGTCGGGCACCTCCTGCCACTGGTCGCGGAAGGAGTAGGTGGCGGGGATGTCGGGGTTCCACACCGGCTTGGGGGTGGCGGAGCGGTGCTGCACCCGGCAGTTGCGCAGGCCCGCGACGGCCGAGCCCTCGGTGCCGTCGACCTGGAACTCCACCAGCTCGTCACGGTTGACGCGGACGGCCCAGGAGGAGTTGATCTGGGCGATCGCGCCGCCGTCCAGCTCGAAGATGCCGTACGCGGCGTCGTCGGCGGTGGCGTCGTACGGCTTGTCCTGCTCGTCCCAGCGCTGCGGGATGTGCGTGGCGGTGAGCGCCTGGACGGACTTCACGCGGCCGAACAGCTCGTGCAGGACGTACTCCCAGTGCGGGAACATGTCGACGACGATGCCGCCGCCGTCCTCCGCGCGGTAGTTCCAGGAGGGGCGCTGGGCCTCCTGCCAGTCGCCCTCGAAGACCCAGTAGCCGAACTCGCCCCGGACGGAGAGGATGCGGCCGAAGAAGCCGCCGTCGATGAGGCGCTTGAGCTTCAGCAGACCCGGCAGGAACAGCTTGTCCTGGACGACGCCGTGCTTGATGCCGGCGGCGTTCGCGAGGCGGGCCAGCTCCAGGGCGCCGTCGAGGCCGGTGGCGGTCGGCTTCTCGGTGTAGATGTGCTTGCCGGCCGCGATCGCCTTCTTGATCGCCTCCTCGCGGGCGGAGGTGACCTGGGCGTCGAAGTAGATCTCGACGGTCGGGTCGGCGAGGACCGCGTCGACGTCGGTGGAGACGTTCGCCGGGTCGAGGCCGTGCTGCTCGGCGAGCGCCTTGAGCGCGTGCTCGCGGCGGCCGACGAGGATGGGCTCCGGCCACAGCACGGTGCCGTCACCGAGGTCGAGACCGCCCTGCTCGCGGATGGCGAGGATCGAGCGGACGAGGTGCTGGCGGTAGCCCATGCGGCCCGTCACGCCGTTCATGGCGATCCGTACGGTTTTGCGTGTCACGGCCGGTTCCTTTCGTTGGTATGCGTTCGTGTGTGCGTACGCGTCGGGCGCCGCGTACGCCCGACGAAAGGGTGAGCGTCACAGCAAGCGCTTTCTATTCGATAAGAAGCTAGCCTCTGAGCAGCGGTCTATACAAGACCGCGAGGGGGTCGAGTTGTTCGAGGGGGCGAACGGTGATCGCGGTCGTATGGTTCCCCGACAGCCCGAACAAGACGCGCACCCGGAGGACGAGAAAACGATGACTGTGACCCTGGCGGACGTGGCGGCCCGTGCTCAGGTGTCGCCCGCGACCGTCTCCCGGGTGCTCAACGGGAACTATCCGGTGGCCGCGTCCACGCGCGAGCGGGTGCTGAAGGCTGTCGACGAGCTGGACTACGTCCTCAACGGACCCGCCAGCGCGCTCGCCGCCGCCACCTCCGACCTGGTCGGCATCCTGGTGAACGACATCGCCGACCCCTTCTTCGGGATCATGGCCGCGGCCATCCAGTCCGAGATCGGGGGGCCCGGCGGGCGCGCGGGCGGGGAGCGGCTGGGCGTGGTGTGCAATACGGGCGGCTCCCCGGAGCGCGAGCTGACGTATCTCACGCTGCTCCAGCGGCAGCGGGCCGCGGCCGTGGTGCTGACCGGTGGGGCCATCGAGGACCCGGCGCACCTGGCCGCCGTCGGCAACAAGCTGCGGAAGCTGGCGGAGGCCGGGACGCGTGTGGTGCTGTGCGGGCGGCCGCCCACGCCGGAGGCCATCGCGATCACCTTCGACAACCGGGGCGGCGGCCAGGTGCTGACGGAGCACCTGATCGGGCTGGGGCACCGGCGCCTCGGGTACATCGCCGGGCCGGAGGAGCGGACGACGACCCGCCACCGGCTGGAGGGGCATCGCGCGGCGCTGGCGGCGGCCGGCATCGAGGACGACCCCAGATGGACCGTGTACGGCCGCTACGACCGGCTCTCCGGGTACGAGGCGACGCTGGAGCTGTTGCGCCGGGACCCCTCCCTGACGGCCGTGGTCGCCGCCAACGACACGGTGGCGCTGGGCGCTTGCGCGGCGCTCCGCGACTCCGGGCTGCGCATCCCCGACGACGTGTCGGTGGCCGGGTTCGACGACCTGCCGTTCAGCATCGACGCGGTGCCCGCCCTGACGACGGTACGGCTGCCGCTGTCGGACGCGGGGGCGCGGGCCGGGCGGATCGCCATGGGGCGCGAGGAGCCGCCGCCGGGCGGGATCGCCACGGTGCGGGGGGAGTTGATGGTGCGGGGGTCCAGCGGGGTGCCTCGGGAGGGATGAGGGGTGGGGGGCGTGCTGTCCGGGCCGGGCCGGACCGGGCAGGTCGAACCAGGCGTCCCACATGGCCAAAACCCTACGGTGTGCGAGCGTGGATCTTCTCAACTTCGGCGTGAAGCAGGCGAGTTGACCTACGTTGGTGCTGATCATCAGCACCGAGACATCGGAACACCGGAGGCCTGCCGTGGTGAACGACGACCCCTCGACCGCAACCGGAACTGGAACCGAGACCGGAACCGGTAGGGGTGCCCGGCCCCGCCCCCGTATCGACACCAGCAAGCCGCACTCGGCGCGCTTCTGGAACTACTTCGTCGGCGGCAAGGACTACTACGAGGTCGACCGGGAGATCGGGGACCACATCAAGCAGATCTTCCCGGGTCTCGTCGACGTGGCCGTCACCAGCCGGCACTTCCTGGGCCGCGCCGTCCGCTACCTGGCCGACGAGCAGGGCGTACGTCAGTTCCTGGACGTCGGCACCGGGCTGCCGACCGCCGACAACACCCACGAGGTCGCCCAGCGCGCCGCCCCCGACGCCCGGATCGTGTACGTCGACAACGACCCGATCGTGCTGGCCCACGCGGACGCCCTGCTCGCCGGCACCCCCGAGGGCCGCACGGTCTACCTGAACGCCGACCTCTACGCCCCCGAGACCATCCTGGAGGCGGCGGCCGACACGCTCGACCTCTCCCAGCCGGTCGGTCTGATGATCCTCAACACGCTCGGCCATGTCGCCGACCACGACCAGGCACGCGACCTGGTGAGCCGCCTGATGGCGGGCCTGCCGTCGGGGAGCCACCTGGTGATCAGCGACAGCACCGCCACGAGCGAGGGCATGATCGCCGCGTCGGAGGCGTACAACGCGAGCGGCGCGGTGCCGTACCACGTCCGCAGCGTCGCCGAGATCGCCGCCTTCTTCGACGGCCTCGACCTGGCGGACCCGGGCGTCGTCCGGGTGCCCGAGTGGCGCCCCGACCACAGGAACCCGGCCGACGCCGCCTCGGCTGTCGACGCGTACTGCGGGGTGGGGCGCAAGCCGTGAGCCGCGCCGCTCACGGGCTCGGACGGGACGCGGGCGGCCGGGGAGTCCGCGTGGCGTTGAACGCCTGGATGGCCGCTGCCGCCAAGGCGAGGGCGCAGAGTGCCGTGCCGCCGAGGACGAGCGGGTTCACCCAGCCGGGTACCAGCTCGGTCGCCGTGCCCTCCTCCGTGACGCACCGCACGCTGACCGGCAGGGTCATCCGGGTCACCACGTAGTCGCCGGGGGCTCCGGCGGCCGTGCACATCTGCTCCGGGTCCAGGACGTAGAAGCCGCTCATCACGCCGTACGCGTACGCGCCCAGCGCCGCCGCGCCGCCGCCGATCGCGAGCAGCGCACACGAACCGGCGTCCGGCAGACGACGCCGTCCACCGCCCGGCCACCCGCGTCGCGCGCGCAGGGCCAGTGCCACGGCCGAGGCCAGGACGACCAAGGGGGTGCCGAACGGCGCGAGGGTGAGGGTCAAGAAGAGGACGCCGTAGAAGAAGTTCTCCATGTTTCCGCGGACTTCTCCGGGGGGTCGGTGGTTCCTGGGGCCGACGGTTCCTGGGGCCGGCAGTTCGGGGGCCGGCAGTTCCGGGGCGACGGGTCGGCAGGAGTCGCGGGTGTTGTCACGGAGCGTGATCGTTCGACGCGCGAGGGTCACCGGTGCGCCGTACGTTGGGCGGGCAAGGCAGTACACCACCCCACCAAGGAGTAACCATGGCCGCCAAGGACAAGGGCAGCATGGACAAGATCAAGGGCAAGGCCAAGGAGATGACCGGGAAGGTCACCGGCGATCGCGCGCAGCAGGCCGAGGGCAAGATGCAGCAGGCGCGCGGCGAGGCGAAGAAGGTGAAGGGCAAGGCGCAGGAGCGCGTGCAGGAGCGTACGCGGGAGGCGCAGCGCCCGGCGCGACGCGCCGGCATCTGACGCCGACGCCGAACGCGCCACGCCGCCTACGCGCGAGCGTGTGACGCCGACGCGTGGGCAGGTGCGCCGACGCGCGAGCGTCTGACGCCGACGCGTGGGCGCGGCTGACGGCAGTGGAAGGGGGCTCCCCGGTGCGGGGAGCCCCCTTCGCTCGGTCGCCGGTGAGTAGCTCGGGGTTCACGGGTACTCGGCGCGCATGGAGACCCAGGTGGCAGGGCCGGCGTTGCCGGAGAGCAGGGGCGCCGTCTCGGCTGCCGTCACGCGGTTTCTGCGGGGCGCGGGGCCGCCGCCCGACAGCCGGGTGATCGCCGGGGCCGACCCGTTCGGCGACGATCTCCAGCTCGCGCTCTACCTCTGCTACGAACTGCACTACCGAGGCTTCGCCGACGTCGACGCCGACCTCGAGTGGGACCCGGAGCTGCTGCGCTGCCGGGCGGCCCTGGAGTGGCCGTTCCTCGAAAGCCTGCGGGACCGGGCGACCCGGCACGTGAGCGCCCGGGACGCCCTGGACGACCTGCTCGTGGAACCGGCGGGCGACGGCGACGGTGGCGGCGGGGTCGGCGACTTCCTCCAGGACGAGGGCGAACTGTGGCAGGTGCGCGAGTACGCCGCGCAGCGCTCCCTCTACCACCTGAAGGAGGCCGACCCGCACGCCTGGGTGCTGCCCCGTCTGTGGGGGCGGGCCAAGGCGGGCATGGCCGCCGTCGAGTTCGACGAGTTCGGCGGGGGCCGGGCCGAGCGGGTGCACGCGCGTCTCTTCGCCGACCTCATGACCGACCTGGGGCTCGACCCGACGTACGGCCGGTACGTCGACGCCGCCGGTGCCGAGGCGCTGGCCCTGGTGAACCTGATGTCCCTCTTCGGCCTGCACCGGGCGCTGCGTGGTGCCCTCGTCGGACACTTCGCGACGGTTGAGATCACCTCCTCCCCCGGCTCCCGCCGGCTCGCCCGCGCCATGCGGCGGACCGGGGCCGGCCCCGCCGCCGAGCACTTCTACGACGAGCACGTCGAGGCCGACGCCGTGCACGAGCAGGTCGTACGACGGGACGTCGTCGCCGGGCTGCTGGAGGAGGAACCACAACTGGACGCCGACGTCGCCTTCGGCGTCGACGCCACCAACCACCTGGAGGACGCCCTCGCCGCCCGCCTCCTCACCGCGTGGCGCACGGGCCGGTCGTCGCTCCGCACGCCGGTCTGAGGAGGTGCGGGGATGGGGGACGCCGTCACCCGCAGGACGTCGCCGCTCCGAGGTGGCGTCGACGAGAGGGGAGAGCTGGTGATCATCCGTGCCGAACGGTTCCGCTGACCGCCGTCGCGTCGCCCTGCAGCGGCCCGGGCCGTTGCTGGTCGAGGGGCCCGTCGAGGTCGTGTTGGAGGACGGTACGACGGTGTC
This genomic stretch from Streptomyces deccanensis harbors:
- a CDS encoding CsbD family protein, whose product is MAAKDKGSMDKIKGKAKEMTGKVTGDRAQQAEGKMQQARGEAKKVKGKAQERVQERTREAQRPARRAGI
- a CDS encoding sugar phosphate isomerase/epimerase family protein, encoding MTVKQLSMPELVEGCVELGITGVGLWREPVAAHGLDATAKLVRDAGLAVTTLCRGGFFTAIDPAERAAALADNRKAIDEAATLGTDTLVLVSGGLPSGSKDLHGARERIADALSELGPYAASNGVRLAIEPLHPMFASDRCVVSTLSQALDIAERFPADQVGVTVDTYHIWWDDTAPAAIARAGASGRIHTFQLADWITPLPQGVLTGRGQIGDGAIDMREWKSYVEAAGYTGPIEVELFNDDLWAGDGRELLAQTARRFVEHAA
- a CDS encoding dihydrodipicolinate synthase family protein, with protein sequence MTIQLPDGNGGFKTYAPRTEPLAVSPGTPLTSRTVFSAAHVVADPFADVSPDSPAAVDWDATLAFRRHLWSHGLGVAEAMDTAQRGMGLDWAGAAELIRRSAAEAKAVGGRIACGVGTDQLTGPASLPEIRKAYEEQLALVEESGAQAILMASRALAAAASGPEDYLEVYGHLLRQAAEPVVLHWLGPMFDPALEGYWGSSDLDTATETFLAVIAAHPDKVDGIKVSLLDAQREIDIRRRLPQGVRCYTGDDFNYPELIAGDEKGFSHALLGIFDPLGPLAAQAVRVLDTGDVKGFRELLDPTVELSRHLFQTPTRFYKTGVVFLAWLAGHQSHFTMVGGLQSARSLPHFARAYELADGLGLFPDPALAEKRMKNLLSLYGVDQ
- a CDS encoding LacI family DNA-binding transcriptional regulator translates to MTVTLADVAARAQVSPATVSRVLNGNYPVAASTRERVLKAVDELDYVLNGPASALAAATSDLVGILVNDIADPFFGIMAAAIQSEIGGPGGRAGGERLGVVCNTGGSPERELTYLTLLQRQRAAAVVLTGGAIEDPAHLAAVGNKLRKLAEAGTRVVLCGRPPTPEAIAITFDNRGGGQVLTEHLIGLGHRRLGYIAGPEERTTTRHRLEGHRAALAAAGIEDDPRWTVYGRYDRLSGYEATLELLRRDPSLTAVVAANDTVALGACAALRDSGLRIPDDVSVAGFDDLPFSIDAVPALTTVRLPLSDAGARAGRIAMGREEPPPGGIATVRGELMVRGSSGVPREG
- a CDS encoding Gfo/Idh/MocA family protein, with the translated sequence MTRKTVRIAMNGVTGRMGYRQHLVRSILAIREQGGLDLGDGTVLWPEPILVGRREHALKALAEQHGLDPANVSTDVDAVLADPTVEIYFDAQVTSAREEAIKKAIAAGKHIYTEKPTATGLDGALELARLANAAGIKHGVVQDKLFLPGLLKLKRLIDGGFFGRILSVRGEFGYWVFEGDWQEAQRPSWNYRAEDGGGIVVDMFPHWEYVLHELFGRVKSVQALTATHIPQRWDEQDKPYDATADDAAYGIFELDGGAIAQINSSWAVRVNRDELVEFQVDGTEGSAVAGLRNCRVQHRSATPKPVWNPDIPATYSFRDQWQEVPDNAEFDNGFKAQWELFFKHVYADAPYHWDLLAGARGVQLAELGLKSSAEGVRLDVPEIQL
- a CDS encoding iron-containing redox enzyme family protein — encoded protein: METQVAGPALPESRGAVSAAVTRFLRGAGPPPDSRVIAGADPFGDDLQLALYLCYELHYRGFADVDADLEWDPELLRCRAALEWPFLESLRDRATRHVSARDALDDLLVEPAGDGDGGGGVGDFLQDEGELWQVREYAAQRSLYHLKEADPHAWVLPRLWGRAKAGMAAVEFDEFGGGRAERVHARLFADLMTDLGLDPTYGRYVDAAGAEALALVNLMSLFGLHRALRGALVGHFATVEITSSPGSRRLARAMRRTGAGPAAEHFYDEHVEADAVHEQVVRRDVVAGLLEEEPQLDADVAFGVDATNHLEDALAARLLTAWRTGRSSLRTPV
- a CDS encoding SAM-dependent methyltransferase gives rise to the protein MNDDPSTATGTGTETGTGRGARPRPRIDTSKPHSARFWNYFVGGKDYYEVDREIGDHIKQIFPGLVDVAVTSRHFLGRAVRYLADEQGVRQFLDVGTGLPTADNTHEVAQRAAPDARIVYVDNDPIVLAHADALLAGTPEGRTVYLNADLYAPETILEAAADTLDLSQPVGLMILNTLGHVADHDQARDLVSRLMAGLPSGSHLVISDSTATSEGMIAASEAYNASGAVPYHVRSVAEIAAFFDGLDLADPGVVRVPEWRPDHRNPADAASAVDAYCGVGRKP